The following are encoded in a window of Streptomyces sp. SAT1 genomic DNA:
- a CDS encoding DUF5994 family protein, translated as MTTTPSSHQPAARLRLGARPGRGDAVRRIDGAWWPRSYDLTAELPGLLAALPLRWGHVTSVRVNGARWSLSGDGVPVEDQRARLRRRGTSRAEDTVCLLTPGQGRWDLLVVPPAATAEEAERLMETATAEAPPAGWPA; from the coding sequence ATGACCACCACCCCCTCGTCCCACCAGCCCGCCGCCCGGCTGAGGCTGGGCGCGCGGCCCGGCCGGGGCGACGCCGTCCGGCGCATCGACGGAGCCTGGTGGCCGCGGTCGTACGACCTGACCGCCGAACTCCCCGGGCTGCTCGCCGCGTTGCCGCTGCGCTGGGGACACGTCACCAGCGTTCGCGTGAACGGGGCGAGGTGGTCGCTGTCCGGTGACGGCGTGCCCGTCGAGGACCAGCGGGCGCGCCTGCGCCGGAGGGGGACATCACGGGCCGAGGACACCGTCTGCCTGCTCACCCCCGGACAGGGCCGCTGGGACCTGCTGGTCGTGCCGCCCGCCGCCACGGCGGAGGAGGCCGAACGGCTGATGGAGACGGCCACGGCGGAGGCTCCGCCCGCGGGGTGGCCTGCCTGA
- a CDS encoding STAS domain-containing protein has protein sequence MALSGLDIHRRNRGEQTLVTLAGNIGPATTPLLRAALEQCLLDGVTVIDIDLTTVGSCDAGGLDVLLSASRRAGRVHACLRLHHPCAQITRLLAADASSPLLAAPAHRPDQPVVKDGIRLRRLTRRQAEGMRADIVDLAAASVAGTSGETYRARGHFLRRLAVSARHPGFAVLAAETTALVGCAFGFPLGPGGFGGRGFERTLQESVQRLTAHPRCVLLTQVVARPHPQNREIARRLQRRLLADLRSPVGVALLHPADEAGQAAFASWGWQNMGEIIGLPGAVAPCVLVLPGEGPVPAHRRPGRR, from the coding sequence ATGGCTCTCTCCGGGCTGGACATCCACCGGCGGAACAGGGGGGAGCAGACCCTCGTCACGCTCGCCGGGAACATCGGACCGGCCACGACACCCCTGCTGCGGGCCGCGCTGGAGCAGTGCCTGCTGGACGGCGTCACCGTGATCGACATCGACCTGACCACGGTCGGCTCCTGCGACGCCGGGGGTCTGGACGTCCTCCTTTCGGCTTCGCGGCGGGCCGGCCGGGTGCACGCCTGTCTGCGGCTGCACCATCCGTGCGCGCAGATCACCCGCCTCCTGGCCGCCGACGCGTCCTCTCCACTCCTCGCGGCTCCTGCTCACCGGCCGGATCAGCCGGTCGTCAAGGACGGGATCCGTCTTCGCCGGCTGACCCGCCGGCAGGCCGAGGGGATGCGTGCGGACATCGTGGACCTGGCCGCGGCGTCCGTCGCCGGCACCTCCGGCGAGACGTACCGAGCCCGTGGGCACTTCCTGCGGCGCCTGGCGGTCAGTGCCCGCCACCCCGGCTTCGCGGTGCTGGCCGCGGAGACGACCGCGCTGGTCGGCTGCGCCTTCGGCTTTCCGCTGGGTCCGGGCGGCTTCGGCGGCCGGGGGTTCGAGAGAACACTCCAGGAGAGCGTGCAACGGCTCACCGCCCATCCCCGGTGCGTCCTCCTCACCCAGGTCGTGGCCCGTCCGCACCCCCAGAACCGCGAGATCGCCCGACGTCTGCAACGGCGTCTCCTCGCCGACCTGCGCTCTCCTGTCGGAGTCGCCCTGCTGCACCCTGCCGACGAGGCGGGACAAGCCGCCTTCGCGTCCTGGGGCTGGCAGAACATGGGCGAGATCATCGGGCTGCCGGGCGCCGTGGCTCCCTGTGTGCTGGTCCTGCCCGGCGAAGGGCCGGTCCCGGCACACCGGCGGCCTGGACGCCGGTGA
- a CDS encoding DUF5994 family protein — protein sequence MDALTKPPAGGEGSTAPDDTHTYRMPLPRLRLTPDASHGPLDGAWWPRCDALELELPALVGCLDPGVGTVTRATVGTAVWPDAPRRVTASGHVIEVDLTDDAAGTHAITVDCGTVGRWELLVVPPDEPSAAASLLLTAAADPGNPWPAARLLELAESGADGQSAWESEGGAGPR from the coding sequence ATGGACGCCCTCACCAAGCCCCCCGCCGGAGGCGAGGGAAGCACGGCACCGGATGACACGCACACGTACCGGATGCCGCTGCCCCGGCTGCGGCTCACACCGGATGCCAGCCACGGCCCGCTGGACGGTGCGTGGTGGCCGCGCTGCGACGCGCTGGAACTGGAACTTCCCGCGCTGGTCGGCTGCTTGGACCCGGGCGTCGGCACCGTCACCCGGGCCACCGTGGGGACCGCCGTCTGGCCGGACGCCCCGCGGAGGGTGACGGCTTCGGGCCATGTGATCGAGGTGGACCTGACGGACGACGCCGCCGGTACCCACGCCATCACCGTGGACTGCGGCACCGTCGGGCGCTGGGAACTGCTCGTGGTGCCCCCGGACGAGCCGTCCGCGGCGGCCTCCCTGCTGCTGACCGCCGCCGCCGACCCCGGCAACCCCTGGCCGGCCGCGCGCCTGCTGGAACTCGCCGAGAGCGGCGCCGACGGACAGTCCGCGTGGGAGTCGGAGGGAGGAGCCGGACCCAGGTGA
- a CDS encoding PP2C family protein-serine/threonine phosphatase: MTAGRRADRSESFGEALLGVILDGAHELPPHLIGPLVADVVERLGGRRPQVLLQDYGQLLLVPLPGDGLTGGEPQLIDGSEAGRCFLDARPVEVAGSDGVRIHLPLLDGGDQVGVMTVTLDGVDDQDRRILRRTAGLVADLLVTKHGYSDLFFGVRRGEPMSVAAEIQWALLPPLAMIMPRVAVAGILEPAYDVAGDSFDYALNGDVLHVAMIDAMGHGLDAATMATVAIGAYRHARRAGTGLPEIYAFMDRALAEQFGSEHFVTAQMLQLDTATGHLQWVNAGHPSQMLVRDHRVALRLTGPTTLPAGLGGPEPQVSEMTLERGDRLLCFTDGLVEEHSTGAEQFGEERLIGWVNQLERSGRGVRAVARTLSHTLKRARGGHTTDDATLLFVEWRG, encoded by the coding sequence ATGACGGCAGGACGACGGGCGGACCGCTCCGAGAGCTTCGGGGAAGCCCTTCTCGGAGTGATCCTCGACGGCGCGCACGAGTTGCCGCCGCATCTCATCGGTCCTCTGGTCGCCGACGTGGTGGAGCGGCTCGGCGGCCGCCGTCCGCAGGTGCTGTTGCAGGACTACGGCCAACTGCTGCTGGTGCCGCTGCCCGGCGACGGTCTCACCGGCGGGGAGCCGCAGCTGATCGACGGCTCCGAGGCGGGCCGCTGTTTCCTCGACGCGCGCCCGGTCGAGGTGGCCGGGAGCGACGGCGTACGGATCCATCTGCCGTTGCTGGACGGCGGCGACCAGGTCGGGGTCATGACGGTGACGCTGGACGGCGTCGACGACCAGGACCGCCGCATCCTGCGCAGGACGGCCGGCCTGGTCGCCGACCTGCTGGTGACCAAGCACGGCTACTCGGACCTCTTCTTCGGGGTACGACGCGGTGAACCGATGAGCGTCGCCGCGGAGATCCAGTGGGCCCTGCTGCCGCCCCTGGCGATGATCATGCCGCGGGTCGCCGTGGCGGGCATCCTCGAACCCGCCTATGACGTGGCGGGTGACAGCTTCGACTACGCCCTCAACGGGGACGTCCTGCACGTGGCCATGATCGACGCGATGGGGCACGGCCTGGACGCGGCCACGATGGCCACTGTGGCGATCGGCGCCTACCGCCACGCCCGCCGCGCCGGCACCGGGCTGCCGGAGATCTACGCCTTCATGGACCGGGCGCTGGCCGAGCAGTTCGGCTCGGAGCACTTCGTGACCGCGCAGATGCTGCAACTGGACACCGCGACAGGTCATCTCCAGTGGGTCAACGCCGGGCATCCGTCACAGATGCTCGTCCGCGACCACCGCGTCGCACTCCGGCTGACCGGTCCCACGACCCTCCCCGCCGGTCTCGGCGGCCCGGAGCCGCAGGTGAGCGAGATGACGCTGGAACGGGGCGACCGCCTGCTGTGCTTCACCGACGGCCTGGTCGAGGAGCACTCGACGGGTGCGGAGCAGTTCGGGGAGGAGCGGCTGATCGGCTGGGTGAACCAGTTGGAAAGAAGCGGCCGCGGGGTCCGGGCGGTGGCACGTACCCTGTCCCACACGCTCAAGCGGGCACGCGGCGGACACACCACGGACGACGCGACGCTGCTCTTCGTGGAGTGGCGCGGCTGA
- a CDS encoding RNA polymerase sigma-70 factor, protein MTSPARQPRPDPRRHPERPAAAPDPATDAYVTHRNLLFTVAYEMLGSAADAEDVLQETWLRWSAVDLGAVREHRSYLVRIVTRQALKRLRTLQRRKESYVGPWLPEPLLTAPDVADDIELADSVSMAMLLVLETLGPAERAVFVLREVFALDYDEIAEAVGKTPAAVRQIAHRARSHVTARRPRATPSPDEAQRALRAFQRAITTGDLQGLVDVLAPDVVLLSDGGGIRQALPYPVVGIDNLLRLLTTGWSTHLAGRSAEPLHINAAPALLVRRDDEIEAVLSLHLTDGRITAVYNIRNPEKLRRVEREAGVGR, encoded by the coding sequence ATGACGAGCCCGGCACGACAGCCGAGACCGGACCCGAGGCGCCACCCGGAGCGGCCGGCCGCCGCCCCGGACCCCGCCACCGACGCCTACGTCACCCACCGCAACCTGCTCTTCACGGTCGCCTACGAGATGCTCGGCTCGGCGGCCGACGCCGAGGACGTCCTCCAGGAGACCTGGCTGCGCTGGTCGGCGGTGGACCTCGGCGCCGTCCGCGAGCACCGCTCCTACCTGGTGCGCATCGTCACCCGCCAGGCCCTGAAACGGCTGCGCACCCTCCAGCGGCGCAAGGAGTCCTACGTCGGCCCCTGGCTCCCCGAGCCGCTGCTGACCGCACCCGACGTGGCCGACGACATCGAGCTGGCCGACAGCGTCTCGATGGCGATGCTGCTGGTCCTGGAGACGCTGGGCCCGGCCGAACGTGCGGTCTTCGTGCTGCGCGAGGTGTTCGCCCTCGACTACGACGAGATCGCGGAAGCCGTCGGCAAGACCCCCGCCGCGGTCCGCCAGATCGCCCACCGCGCCCGCTCCCACGTCACCGCCCGCCGCCCCCGCGCCACCCCGTCCCCGGACGAGGCGCAGCGAGCCCTGCGCGCCTTCCAACGCGCCATCACGACGGGCGACTTGCAGGGCCTGGTCGACGTCCTGGCCCCGGACGTCGTCCTCCTGAGCGACGGCGGCGGAATCCGGCAGGCCCTGCCGTACCCCGTGGTGGGCATCGACAACCTGCTCCGCCTCCTGACCACCGGCTGGTCCACCCACCTCGCCGGCCGGTCGGCCGAGCCCCTGCACATCAACGCGGCCCCGGCCCTGCTCGTCCGCCGCGACGACGAGATCGAAGCGGTCCTCTCCCTCCACCTCACCGACGGCCGCATCACCGCCGTCTACAACATCCGCAACCCGGAGAAACTCCGGCGGGTGGAGCGGGAGGCGGGGGTGGGCCGCTGA
- a CDS encoding carboxymuconolactone decarboxylase family protein, with translation MPDPLPLVPELAGIAAELNKTLRDGPVPQTTVHLLHLRAGQLVGSTYFTVGQTGALRAAGESEERITSVATWRDATCFTDAERIALELVEAVHTPNPSGERVPDELYARAAALYDHRALWMLVMAIAQIGFFTPAALIAKPIPGMPPGRNYSE, from the coding sequence ATGCCCGACCCGCTGCCGCTCGTACCGGAGCTGGCCGGGATCGCCGCCGAGCTGAACAAGACGCTGCGGGACGGGCCGGTTCCACAGACCACCGTCCATCTGCTGCACCTGCGCGCCGGACAGCTCGTCGGCAGTACGTACTTCACCGTCGGGCAGACCGGCGCCCTCCGTGCGGCCGGGGAGTCCGAGGAGCGCATCACCTCCGTGGCGACCTGGCGGGACGCCACCTGCTTCACCGACGCCGAGCGGATCGCGCTGGAGCTGGTGGAGGCCGTGCACACGCCGAACCCGTCCGGGGAGCGCGTCCCCGACGAGCTGTACGCCAGGGCGGCGGCCCTCTACGACCACCGGGCGCTGTGGATGCTCGTCATGGCCATCGCCCAGATCGGCTTCTTCACCCCGGCCGCGCTCATCGCCAAGCCGATCCCCGGCATGCCGCCCGGCCGGAACTACAGCGAGTAG
- a CDS encoding DUF7144 family membrane protein, whose translation MTEQPATPGREPGHHRPQDRTAAPGSPAGPAGTAGTAGGGAGGSTGGGAGEGRPSAWVAGGTVFAGVVLLVGGLLDILKGISSIASDTIYTRIGDYVYRFNLTAWGWVLVVVGLIAVITGLGLLTDALWARVLGVFMACLSLIANFLWLPYQPLWALISIGLDAWVIWALTAHRTPRAL comes from the coding sequence ATGACGGAGCAGCCGGCGACTCCTGGCCGTGAGCCGGGACACCACCGCCCCCAAGACCGCACCGCCGCCCCCGGCTCCCCCGCGGGCCCGGCAGGGACGGCGGGCACCGCAGGGGGAGGCGCCGGTGGCAGCACCGGCGGAGGCGCCGGGGAGGGCCGGCCGAGCGCGTGGGTGGCCGGCGGGACGGTCTTCGCCGGGGTGGTGCTGCTGGTGGGCGGCCTGCTGGACATCCTCAAAGGCATCTCGTCCATCGCGTCCGACACCATCTACACGCGCATCGGCGACTACGTCTACCGCTTCAACCTGACGGCCTGGGGCTGGGTCCTGGTCGTCGTCGGCCTGATCGCCGTGATCACCGGCCTCGGCCTCCTCACCGACGCCCTCTGGGCCCGCGTCCTCGGCGTCTTCATGGCCTGCCTCAGCCTCATCGCCAACTTCCTCTGGCTGCCCTACCAGCCCCTGTGGGCCCTGATCTCCATCGGCCTGGACGCCTGGGTGATCTGGGCCCTGACCGCCCACCGCACACCGCGCGCCCTGTGA
- a CDS encoding restriction endonuclease: protein MSRRSTGLVGVWAEAQRQQQRQREADDRRRRDQARQAQAYQRRAAQDHRQYRQAEARRRTDELDAQVAALQGLLAEGCLAPAFTAASLLRAEDVRPFAPGQLAQPVTMPQPHQYQAQGGWTAGRRAQAEADARARFEQDWYAAQAAEARRVEQLEAYRREYDQWAAAQLSEVRRHNAGITEVTQGVRRRDPRSVVEYFSAALYASTAWPEGFPRQLSAAYDAPAGQLVLDWELPGYDIVPAVRSVRYVAASDEDKETARPATQCRTLYREIVAQCMLLVLHELFAADSEFGALESVALNGFVDAHDPATGRQGHIPLATVMAPRPVFGGLHLAQVDPVSCLTDALRGQLTSRPDQLTAVRPGRRPEDIGDRVVTHGGDGDDEPDLYTMDPLAFESLVAELFRAMGMQAVTTQRSGDGGVDVDALDPAPIRGGKIVVQVKRYRNTVPPTAVRDLYGTVQDTGANKGVLVTTSKFGPGSHTFAGGKPLELVSGTELVDLLHRHGLRGRLGDPRGNPAPASRPPAAPAPGAPATPAGDHDDYNVLGMSWSGDVALDVCALVCTGNRVLDDDHFVFYNNPVTPDGSVGALAATPPDKAAIRVSFDALPARSDRLVLVAAVDPEADPHADLTGFTDARIRLLDPALTELGVLDVSDGRPGETALVLGSFRRRASGDWDFVLGGKGYPGGLVQLVEDHGIEVE from the coding sequence ATGAGTCGTCGCTCTACGGGTTTGGTCGGGGTCTGGGCCGAGGCGCAGCGGCAGCAGCAGCGCCAGCGCGAGGCCGACGACCGGCGCCGCAGGGACCAGGCCCGGCAGGCGCAGGCCTACCAGCGGCGGGCGGCCCAGGACCACCGCCAGTACCGGCAGGCGGAGGCCCGGCGGCGTACCGACGAACTGGACGCGCAGGTCGCCGCGTTGCAGGGCCTGCTCGCCGAGGGCTGCCTCGCCCCCGCCTTCACGGCCGCCTCGCTGCTGCGCGCCGAGGACGTGCGGCCCTTCGCCCCGGGACAGCTCGCCCAGCCCGTCACCATGCCCCAGCCCCACCAGTACCAGGCGCAGGGCGGCTGGACGGCGGGCCGCCGCGCCCAGGCCGAGGCCGACGCCCGCGCCCGCTTCGAGCAGGACTGGTACGCGGCCCAGGCCGCCGAGGCCCGCCGGGTGGAGCAACTGGAGGCGTACCGGCGCGAGTACGACCAGTGGGCCGCCGCCCAGCTGTCCGAGGTGCGCCGTCACAACGCCGGGATCACCGAGGTGACCCAGGGGGTGCGGCGGCGCGACCCGCGCTCCGTGGTCGAGTACTTCTCCGCCGCGCTCTACGCCTCCACGGCCTGGCCCGAGGGCTTCCCCCGGCAGCTCTCGGCGGCGTACGACGCACCGGCGGGCCAGCTCGTACTGGACTGGGAGCTGCCCGGCTACGACATCGTCCCCGCGGTCAGGTCCGTCCGCTACGTCGCCGCGAGCGACGAGGACAAGGAGACCGCCCGGCCCGCGACCCAGTGCCGGACGCTGTACCGGGAGATCGTCGCCCAGTGCATGCTGCTGGTGCTGCACGAACTCTTCGCGGCGGACAGCGAGTTCGGCGCACTGGAGTCGGTGGCGCTGAACGGCTTCGTGGACGCCCACGACCCGGCCACCGGACGCCAGGGCCACATCCCGCTCGCCACCGTCATGGCCCCGCGGCCGGTGTTCGGCGGGCTGCACCTGGCCCAGGTGGACCCGGTCAGCTGTCTGACCGACGCGCTCCGGGGCCAGCTGACCTCCCGGCCCGACCAGCTCACCGCCGTACGGCCGGGCAGACGGCCGGAGGACATCGGCGACCGGGTCGTCACCCACGGCGGCGACGGCGACGACGAACCCGACCTCTACACGATGGACCCGCTCGCATTCGAGTCCCTGGTCGCCGAGTTGTTCCGCGCCATGGGCATGCAGGCCGTGACGACCCAGCGCTCGGGCGACGGCGGCGTGGACGTCGACGCGCTGGACCCCGCACCGATACGCGGCGGCAAGATCGTCGTCCAGGTGAAGCGGTACCGCAACACCGTGCCGCCCACGGCCGTGCGCGACCTGTACGGCACCGTCCAGGACACCGGCGCCAACAAGGGCGTCCTGGTGACCACGTCGAAGTTCGGCCCCGGCTCGCACACCTTCGCGGGCGGCAAGCCGCTGGAACTGGTCTCCGGCACCGAACTCGTCGACCTGCTGCACCGGCACGGCCTGCGCGGCAGGCTCGGCGACCCCCGCGGGAACCCGGCCCCGGCGTCCCGGCCGCCCGCCGCGCCCGCGCCCGGAGCCCCCGCCACGCCCGCCGGCGACCACGACGACTACAACGTCCTGGGCATGTCCTGGTCCGGCGACGTCGCCCTGGACGTGTGCGCCCTGGTCTGCACCGGCAACCGCGTCCTCGACGACGACCACTTCGTCTTCTACAACAACCCGGTCACCCCCGACGGCTCCGTCGGCGCGCTCGCCGCCACACCCCCGGACAAGGCGGCCATCAGGGTCTCCTTCGACGCCCTCCCGGCCCGCTCCGACCGGCTCGTCCTGGTCGCCGCCGTCGACCCGGAGGCCGACCCGCACGCCGACCTCACAGGTTTCACCGACGCCCGCATCCGGCTCCTGGACCCGGCCCTGACCGAGCTGGGCGTCCTGGACGTCTCCGACGGCCGCCCCGGCGAGACCGCCCTCGTCCTGGGCTCCTTCCGCCGCCGCGCCAGCGGCGACTGGGACTTCGTCCTCGGCGGCAAGGGCTACCCGGGCGGCCTGGTCCAGCTGGTCGAGGACCACGGCATCGAGGTCGAGTAG
- a CDS encoding ArsR/SmtB family transcription factor, producing the protein MGWWQVNADTLAGSRFLISPLAETFASLILLHKGAAGHTGGHPGERDWLRVHLPGYRALLAGDPVTAALVRAGLGREWIADFLTPTPRDGESFAEEVARVRATCPAAARAHLRTALAGPVPELLERDDLPERAARLLEYVWTETVRPAWERRRRILQADVAARTAQAGRGGWAAVLDGLRPGTRWLGGSRFQVNLHEYPPREISGAQLLFVPVTPYCGWVSWEESGLRYAVVYPCTGVLAGSAERRTAVPAALGALLGASRAQVLVLLGSPLSTTQLTAVTGQALGSVGRHLRVLLDAGLAQRHRAGRSVLYTRTAAGQVLVEAASGRTGAGAGT; encoded by the coding sequence GTGGGCTGGTGGCAGGTCAACGCCGACACGCTCGCCGGGAGCCGGTTCCTCATCTCACCGCTGGCCGAGACGTTCGCGAGCCTGATCCTGCTGCACAAGGGCGCGGCCGGGCACACGGGTGGGCATCCGGGCGAGCGGGACTGGCTGCGCGTCCACCTGCCCGGCTACCGCGCGCTGCTGGCCGGGGACCCGGTCACCGCCGCGCTGGTACGGGCCGGTCTCGGCCGGGAGTGGATCGCCGACTTCCTCACGCCCACGCCCCGCGACGGGGAGTCCTTCGCCGAGGAGGTGGCGCGGGTGCGGGCCACCTGCCCGGCCGCCGCCCGCGCGCACCTGCGGACCGCGCTCGCCGGGCCCGTACCGGAGCTGCTGGAGCGGGACGACCTGCCCGAGCGGGCGGCGCGGCTGCTGGAGTACGTCTGGACGGAGACCGTACGGCCCGCCTGGGAACGGCGGCGGCGGATCCTCCAGGCCGACGTGGCGGCCCGGACCGCGCAGGCCGGCCGGGGCGGCTGGGCGGCGGTGCTGGACGGGCTGCGGCCGGGGACGCGGTGGCTGGGCGGGAGCCGCTTCCAGGTCAATCTGCACGAGTATCCGCCGCGGGAGATCTCCGGCGCCCAGCTCCTCTTCGTGCCCGTCACCCCGTACTGCGGCTGGGTGTCCTGGGAGGAGTCCGGACTGCGGTACGCCGTCGTCTACCCCTGCACGGGTGTGCTGGCCGGTTCGGCCGAGCGGCGGACGGCCGTGCCCGCCGCCCTCGGCGCGCTGCTGGGCGCCTCCCGGGCGCAGGTGCTCGTCCTGCTCGGCTCGCCGCTGAGCACGACCCAGCTGACCGCCGTGACCGGGCAGGCGCTGGGCTCCGTCGGCCGCCATCTGCGGGTGCTGCTGGACGCCGGGCTGGCCCAGCGCCACCGGGCGGGCCGGTCGGTGCTGTACACGCGCACGGCGGCGGGCCAGGTGCTCGTGGAGGCGGCTTCGGGGAGGACCGGGGCGGGCGCGGGGACGTGA
- a CDS encoding glutathione peroxidase — MTTSDSNGALSPTSPLGVEIGALQGGDADLAQYAGRVVLVVNVASKCGLTPQYAGLEKLHERYGEQGFTVLGVPCNQFMGQEPGSAEEIAAFCSATYGVTFPMTEKAEVNGDGRHPLYERLTGFADAEGHSGDIRWNFEKFLVGRDGEVVARFSPQTEPDAPELVAAVEARLG, encoded by the coding sequence ATGACCACTTCAGACAGCAACGGCGCCCTCTCCCCCACCTCTCCGCTCGGTGTGGAGATCGGCGCGCTCCAGGGCGGGGACGCGGACCTCGCGCAGTACGCGGGACGCGTGGTCCTCGTCGTGAACGTGGCGTCCAAGTGCGGGCTCACCCCGCAGTACGCCGGACTCGAGAAGCTCCACGAGCGGTACGGGGAGCAGGGCTTCACCGTGCTCGGGGTGCCCTGCAACCAGTTCATGGGGCAGGAGCCGGGCAGCGCCGAGGAGATCGCCGCGTTCTGCTCGGCGACGTACGGCGTCACCTTCCCGATGACCGAGAAGGCCGAGGTCAACGGGGACGGACGGCATCCGCTGTACGAGCGGCTGACCGGTTTCGCCGACGCCGAGGGGCACAGCGGGGACATCCGCTGGAACTTCGAGAAGTTCCTCGTCGGCCGGGACGGCGAGGTCGTCGCCCGGTTCTCCCCGCAGACCGAGCCGGACGCGCCCGAGCTGGTCGCGGCCGTCGAGGCGCGGCTCGGCTGA
- a CDS encoding MerR family transcriptional regulator — MTEDGTVDGEAGEAGEEEELLTIGAFAARARLSAKALRLYDRLGLLVPAQVDEASGYRYYRASQTERARLVALLRRLDMPLARVAEVLAAAELDGPGAAGLLTAYWADVERRVAGQRTLADYLRGRLSGRSEDMYGKFAVETVEVPAQVVITETRHTLVGELPAWIGASLGPLEEAARECGGVAGPPFVVYHAEVSMESDGPAECCVPVADERAARAWAEARGRSWDTAVRVEPVRRLAYTRITKAQVAHPQIQTAFDAVGRWITGQGLAPAGPCREVYFADWEAAGPEDPVCDVAFPVR; from the coding sequence GTGACGGAGGATGGCACGGTGGACGGGGAAGCCGGGGAAGCCGGGGAAGAAGAGGAACTGCTCACCATCGGCGCGTTCGCCGCGCGGGCCCGGCTGTCGGCCAAGGCGCTACGGCTGTACGACCGCCTGGGTCTGCTGGTGCCGGCGCAGGTCGACGAGGCCAGCGGCTACCGCTACTACCGCGCGTCGCAGACGGAGCGGGCCCGGCTGGTGGCGCTGCTGCGGCGGCTGGACATGCCGCTGGCGCGGGTGGCCGAGGTGCTCGCGGCGGCCGAGCTGGACGGGCCCGGCGCGGCCGGGCTGCTCACCGCGTACTGGGCGGACGTCGAGCGCCGGGTGGCCGGACAGCGGACCCTCGCCGACTACCTCCGTGGACGGCTGTCCGGGAGGAGCGAGGACATGTACGGGAAGTTCGCGGTCGAGACGGTCGAGGTGCCCGCGCAGGTGGTGATCACCGAGACCCGGCACACGCTGGTGGGCGAGCTGCCCGCGTGGATCGGGGCGTCGCTGGGCCCGCTGGAGGAAGCGGCGCGGGAGTGTGGCGGGGTGGCGGGACCGCCGTTCGTAGTCTACCACGCCGAGGTGTCCATGGAGAGCGACGGACCCGCCGAGTGCTGCGTCCCGGTCGCCGACGAGCGGGCCGCGCGCGCCTGGGCCGAGGCGCGGGGGCGGTCCTGGGACACGGCGGTGCGCGTCGAGCCCGTACGGCGGCTGGCGTACACCCGGATCACCAAGGCGCAGGTCGCCCACCCGCAGATCCAGACCGCCTTCGACGCCGTGGGACGGTGGATCACCGGGCAGGGGCTGGCGCCCGCCGGGCCCTGCCGCGAGGTGTACTTCGCCGACTGGGAGGCGGCCGGGCCCGAGGACCCGGTGTGCGACGTGGCCTTTCCGGTGAGGTGA